The nucleotide sequence CGTAATTTTCTCGATCAGGCAGTGCGCCAGCACCTCGGCGACGGTTTGCAGTTCCCGGTGATCGATACCATGCAACTGGAGGCTCGCCTGCATCGCCAGCCGAGCTGGTGGGAGCGCTTGCTGCGGCGCGAGCCGGTATCGATTCGTCTGGCCGACAGCCGTTTGCGTTACGGCCTACCGCTGTATGGCGCGCACCACGCATTGACTGATGCGCTGGCCACCGCTGAGTTACTGCAAGCACAAGTGGCCACGCACTACTCGGCGCAAACGCCGGTGGGTGAGTTGTGGAGTTAAGGCAGCAGCGGTAGCCGCTTTGCTAGGCTCTGCCGCAAGAAGGTGAGGGAGGCAACGTATCGCCGGCGAGCCTGCGCCTTAAAGGTGCCTGTTGCTGCACACCAACCATACGGACCTAAAAAAACGCGCCCGAAGGCGCGCTCTTGTCATGCTTAACAACGGGTATCAGCGCGGTTCGCTCATCAAGCCTTTGACGATCGAGATACAGCCCACCAACAACACAAGGGTGAACGGTAAACCGGTCGACACTGCCATGGCCTGCAAGGCGACCAGTCCGCCACCCAGCAGCAAGGCAATGGCCACCACACCCTCGGTAATCACCCAGAATACCCGCTGCGGTACCGGTGCATTGACCTTGCCGCCGGCGGTGATGGTGTCGATCACCAGCGAACCGGAGTCCGACGAGGTGATGAAGAACACGATCACCAGCACAATGCCGACAAACGAGCTGATCTGCGCCAACGGTAACTGCGCCAGCATGGCAAACAACTTCAGCTCCAGGGCGGCCTCCTGCACGCCGGTAAAGCCGTCGCCGACTAGCTGGCTAATGCCAGTTCCGCCAAAGGCTGTCATCCACAACACCGACACTAAGCAAGGCACCAGCAGCACCGCAATCAGGAACTCACGCACCGTACGGCCACGGCTGACCCGCGCGATAAACATGCCCACAAACGGTGACCAGCTGATCCACCATGCCCAGTAGAAAGCCGTCCAGCCTTGGCTGAAATTGGCGTCTTCACGGGCAATCGGGTTAGACAGCGCCGGCAGGTATTGCAGGTAGGCGCCGAGGTTGTCGAAGAAGCCAGTAATGATGGCCAGCGTCGGGCCGGCGATGATGACAAACAACAACAGCAGGATCGCCAGGCCCATGTTCAGTTCAGACAGGCGCTTAACGCCTTTATCCAAGCCAACCAGCACTGACAACAGGGCGATGCCGGTGATGCCGATAATCAGCAAGACCTTGCTCAGGTCTGTGGCGGCAATGCCGAACAGTTGATCCAAACCTGCCGCCGCTTGTTCGGCACCCAGACCAAGGGATGTCGTGAGGCCGAACAGGGTGGCGAATACGGCGAGAATATCGATGATATGCCCAGGCCAGCCCCACACCCGCTCCCCGAGGATCGGGTAGAAGATCGAGCGCATCGACAGCGGTAAGCCTTTGTTAAACGAGAACAACGCCAGCGCCAGCGCTACAATCGCGTAAATCGCCCAAGGGTGCAGGCCCCAATGGAAAATGGTCGCCGCCATGCCCAGGCGCGCTGCCGCCTCAGCATCACCGGCAGCGCCAGCCAGGGGTGCCCAATCGGTGCGAACTCCGTCGGCACCCACGCTGACACCATCCATGGCCGCCGAGAAGTGCGACATCGGCTCGGCCACGCCATAGAACATCAGGCCGATGCCCATTCCCGCCGCAAACAACATGGAAAACCAGCCGGTGTAGCTGTAATCCGCTGTGGCGTCCTTACCGCCGAGCCGGACCTTGCCCAATGGCGAGACGATCAGGCCGAGGCACAGCAGGACAAAGATATTCGCCGAACCAATAAAGAACCAAGACAGGTTGCCGGTGATCCAGCCACGAATGGCACTAAACAAAGGCTCCACATGGTTCTGCAGGGCCAAGGTAAGCACCACGAACAGCAACACCGTGAGTGCCGAAATAGTGAAAACCTTGCCGTGGATATCCAAGGCAAA is from Pseudomonas sp. TMP9 and encodes:
- a CDS encoding BCCT family transporter; protein product: MGQNSPPETPAQPATASYDGIPAPSGEANLIDTDYVIGQDNIKGQFLFALDIHGKVFTISALTVLLFVVLTLALQNHVEPLFSAIRGWITGNLSWFFIGSANIFVLLCLGLIVSPLGKVRLGGKDATADYSYTGWFSMLFAAGMGIGLMFYGVAEPMSHFSAAMDGVSVGADGVRTDWAPLAGAAGDAEAAARLGMAATIFHWGLHPWAIYAIVALALALFSFNKGLPLSMRSIFYPILGERVWGWPGHIIDILAVFATLFGLTTSLGLGAEQAAAGLDQLFGIAATDLSKVLLIIGITGIALLSVLVGLDKGVKRLSELNMGLAILLLLFVIIAGPTLAIITGFFDNLGAYLQYLPALSNPIAREDANFSQGWTAFYWAWWISWSPFVGMFIARVSRGRTVREFLIAVLLVPCLVSVLWMTAFGGTGISQLVGDGFTGVQEAALELKLFAMLAQLPLAQISSFVGIVLVIVFFITSSDSGSLVIDTITAGGKVNAPVPQRVFWVITEGVVAIALLLGGGLVALQAMAVSTGLPFTLVLLVGCISIVKGLMSEPR